Proteins encoded in a region of the Streptomyces sp. NBC_01471 genome:
- a CDS encoding ABC transporter transmembrane domain-containing protein — translation MQIRDLPYPDPGDPDVRSGPRFLYWLGRNQLGGQCRSLAWGLLHQCAIAGLPLAVGFAVQAVVDRSGGRLALSGGLIMLLGAAIAVGDTMLHRTAITNWITAAARVQQLLARKTAELGSALTRRVAAGEVVAVSTADVEKIGWFVEALSRFLAAATVLVVICAGLVLYLPSLGIVVALAMPVLALAVLPLLSSATARADVQREKAGRATELAADTVAGLRVLRGIGGEELFLGRYRSASQEVRRAAVRSARMWALISGIQVLLPGLLLIGVVCYGARLAADGRIEVGQLVTVYSAVTLLLFPLRHFQEIAMAYSFSRPSAKRAARVLALERTAYEGTADRRPAGTAVCPEAPDGDLYDPVTGLLASAGEFTAVVCGDPDVAGALAERLGGHATVEDAEKLPSVLLGGVALDDLPLDTARTAVLVQDKDPVLLSGTLSELLDVPSSGRVPAARALAAAHCADVLQALAQAAVEPGGDPLRTRITERGRSLSGGQRQRLALARSLVTDPEVLVLDEPTSAVDSHTEARVARGVKELRTGRTTVVFASSPLLLDHADRVVFVHEGVVAATGAHRELLHGDVRYRAVVTRHPDEGADEAGGSDETSAPPPAAPPVPQAFADIEESA, via the coding sequence ATGCAGATTCGCGATCTTCCCTATCCAGATCCAGGCGATCCCGACGTACGGTCAGGTCCCCGTTTCCTCTACTGGCTCGGGCGCAATCAGCTCGGCGGCCAGTGCCGGTCGCTCGCCTGGGGGCTGCTGCACCAGTGCGCGATCGCCGGACTTCCACTGGCGGTCGGCTTCGCCGTCCAGGCGGTGGTGGACCGCTCCGGCGGCCGGCTCGCCCTCTCCGGCGGGCTGATCATGCTGCTCGGCGCGGCGATCGCGGTGGGCGACACCATGCTGCACCGGACCGCGATCACCAACTGGATCACTGCTGCGGCCCGTGTCCAACAGCTGCTCGCCCGCAAGACCGCCGAGCTGGGTTCGGCGCTGACCCGGCGGGTCGCCGCGGGTGAGGTCGTCGCGGTGTCCACAGCCGACGTCGAGAAGATCGGCTGGTTCGTCGAGGCGCTCTCGCGCTTCCTCGCCGCCGCGACCGTGCTGGTCGTCATCTGTGCCGGCCTGGTGCTGTATCTGCCGTCGCTGGGCATCGTGGTCGCGCTCGCCATGCCCGTACTGGCGCTGGCCGTCCTGCCGTTGCTGTCCAGCGCCACCGCACGGGCCGATGTCCAGCGGGAGAAGGCGGGCCGGGCCACCGAGCTGGCGGCCGACACCGTCGCCGGGCTGCGAGTGCTGCGCGGCATCGGGGGCGAGGAGCTGTTCCTCGGCCGGTACCGCAGCGCGTCCCAGGAAGTGCGCCGGGCCGCCGTGCGCAGCGCCCGTATGTGGGCACTGATCTCGGGGATCCAAGTGCTGCTGCCGGGGCTGCTGCTGATCGGTGTGGTCTGCTACGGCGCCCGGCTGGCCGCCGACGGACGGATCGAGGTGGGTCAGCTCGTCACCGTGTACAGCGCGGTGACGCTGCTGCTCTTCCCGCTGCGGCACTTCCAGGAGATCGCCATGGCGTACTCCTTCTCCCGGCCGTCGGCGAAACGCGCGGCACGGGTGCTGGCGCTGGAACGCACGGCGTACGAGGGGACGGCCGACCGCCGGCCGGCCGGCACCGCGGTGTGCCCGGAAGCGCCGGACGGCGATCTCTACGACCCGGTGACCGGACTGCTCGCGTCGGCCGGTGAGTTCACCGCCGTGGTGTGCGGCGACCCGGACGTCGCGGGCGCGCTGGCCGAGCGGCTCGGCGGGCACGCCACCGTGGAGGACGCGGAGAAGCTCCCGTCCGTGCTGCTCGGCGGGGTCGCGCTCGACGATCTGCCGCTGGACACGGCCCGTACGGCCGTCCTGGTCCAGGACAAGGACCCGGTGCTGCTGTCCGGCACCCTGAGCGAGCTGCTCGACGTGCCGTCGTCCGGCCGGGTGCCGGCCGCGCGGGCGCTGGCCGCCGCACACTGCGCGGACGTCCTGCAGGCGCTGGCCCAGGCCGCCGTCGAACCGGGCGGCGATCCCCTGCGGACCAGGATCACCGAACGCGGGCGGTCGCTCTCCGGAGGACAGCGGCAGCGGCTGGCGCTGGCGCGTTCGCTGGTGACCGACCCGGAGGTGCTGGTGCTCGACGAGCCGACGTCGGCCGTCGACTCGCACACCGAGGCGCGGGTCGCCCGCGGGGTGAAGGAGCTGCGCACGGGTCGTACGACGGTGGTCTTCGCCTCGTCGCCGCTGCTGCTCGACCATGCCGACCGGGTGGTCTTCGTCCACGAGGGCGTGGTCGCCGCCACCGGCGCGCACCGCGAACTGCTCCACGGCGACGTGCGGTACCGCGCGGTCGTCACCCGCCATCCCGACGAAGGAGCGGACGAGGCGGGCGGCTCGGACGAGACGTCCGCGCCTCCCCCGGCCGCCCCACCCGTCCCGCAGGCTTTCGCAGACATCGAGGAGTCGGCATGA
- a CDS encoding FAD-binding and (Fe-S)-binding domain-containing protein, protein MPLLDPKPGALRPRTKRTPAPDRVSGTRSAGTPEPLRGDLVALLGEEKVLSKVSDLVRYASDASPYRFVPQVVVVAETMGDISAVLSYAKDNGRQVVFRAAGTSLNGQAQGEDILVDVRRHWSGVEVMDDGARARIRPGTTVVRANATLARHGRVLGPDPASAIACTLGGVVANNASGMTAGTTRNSYRTLASLTFVLPGGTVVDTADPAADGALAAAEPGLCAGLLAVKAEIEADPELTARIRAKYEIKNTNGYRLDAFLDGATPVEILRGLMVGSEGTFGFISEVVFDTLPLDRKLSSALLFFPTLRAAAAAVPVFNEAGALAVELMDGNTLRASVSVAGVPADWAALPKETTALLVEFRAPDDAGRQAYERVAAEAVAGLDLVAPVASVTNAFTRDPQTIAGYWKARKAFVTAVGGARPSGTTLITEDFAVPPSKLADACTALLELQTRHGFDAAVAGHAAHGNLHFLLAFDAGLPADVARYAAFMDEFCRLTVERFDGSLKAEHATGRNIAPFLELEWGPRATELMWRIKQIIDPGGVLAPRIVLDRDPEAHLRGLKTIPGVELIADPCIECGFCEPTCPSHDLTTTPRQRIVLRREMMRQSPGSPVEAALLDAYGYDAVDTCAGDSTCKLACPVGIDTGAMMKDFRHRRHSPREERMAALTARNFRTVEAAARLAVGAADRISDRLLESVTGLARRAVRPDLVPEWLPEIPGAAARRLPPTSRKASTAVYYPACVNRIFGEPAGFQGPSLPQAVVALAERAGQPVWIPDDVAGTCCATIWHSKGYDEGNTVMANRIVEAAWGWTGGGKYPLIVDASSCTLGIAHEVVPYLTDDNRALHRELRIVDSVVWAADELLPRLTVLRKTGSAVLHPTCSMQHLGDEPQLRAVAESCAEEVVVPDTLGCCAFAGDRGMLHKELTAAATAPEAAEVNSRRFDAYLSANRMCEVGMDRATGRGYYSVLLELERATRPDPGSSRTG, encoded by the coding sequence ATGCCGCTGCTCGACCCGAAGCCCGGCGCTCTCCGGCCGCGTACGAAGAGGACGCCGGCACCCGACCGGGTGTCCGGCACCCGGTCGGCCGGTACGCCCGAGCCGCTGCGCGGCGATCTGGTCGCGCTGCTGGGCGAGGAGAAGGTCCTCTCGAAGGTCTCCGACCTCGTGCGGTACGCGTCCGACGCCAGCCCGTACCGCTTCGTTCCCCAGGTCGTGGTGGTCGCCGAGACCATGGGCGACATCTCGGCCGTGCTCTCCTACGCGAAGGACAACGGCCGCCAGGTCGTCTTCCGGGCGGCGGGCACCTCGCTCAACGGACAGGCGCAGGGCGAGGACATCCTCGTCGACGTCCGCCGTCACTGGTCCGGCGTCGAGGTCATGGACGACGGCGCACGCGCCCGCATCCGGCCGGGCACCACCGTCGTCCGCGCCAATGCGACGCTCGCCCGGCACGGCCGCGTCCTGGGCCCCGACCCGGCCAGCGCCATCGCCTGCACCCTCGGCGGAGTCGTCGCCAACAACGCCTCCGGCATGACGGCGGGCACCACCCGCAACTCGTACCGCACGCTCGCCTCACTGACCTTCGTGCTGCCGGGCGGCACCGTGGTCGACACCGCCGACCCGGCCGCCGACGGCGCTCTCGCCGCCGCCGAGCCCGGCCTGTGCGCGGGGCTGCTCGCGGTCAAGGCGGAGATCGAGGCGGACCCGGAGCTGACCGCCCGGATCCGGGCCAAGTACGAGATCAAGAACACCAACGGCTACCGGCTGGACGCCTTCCTGGACGGCGCCACCCCCGTCGAGATCCTGCGCGGGCTGATGGTCGGTTCCGAGGGCACCTTCGGCTTCATCTCCGAGGTCGTCTTCGACACCCTGCCGCTGGACCGCAAGCTCTCCTCGGCACTGCTCTTCTTCCCGACCCTGCGGGCGGCGGCCGCGGCGGTCCCGGTCTTCAACGAGGCCGGCGCCCTGGCGGTCGAGCTGATGGACGGCAACACCCTGCGCGCCTCGGTCAGTGTGGCGGGGGTCCCTGCCGACTGGGCCGCGCTGCCCAAGGAGACGACGGCGCTGCTGGTCGAGTTCCGCGCGCCGGACGACGCGGGCAGGCAGGCGTACGAGCGGGTGGCGGCCGAGGCCGTCGCCGGGCTGGATCTGGTGGCGCCCGTCGCCTCGGTCACCAACGCGTTCACCCGCGACCCGCAGACCATCGCCGGGTACTGGAAGGCACGCAAGGCCTTCGTCACCGCGGTCGGCGGTGCCCGTCCGTCCGGCACGACGCTGATCACCGAGGACTTCGCCGTACCGCCGTCGAAGCTCGCCGACGCCTGCACGGCGCTGCTCGAACTGCAGACCCGGCACGGCTTCGACGCCGCCGTGGCCGGTCACGCGGCCCACGGCAATCTGCACTTCCTGCTCGCGTTCGACGCGGGGCTGCCCGCGGACGTCGCACGCTATGCCGCCTTCATGGACGAGTTCTGCCGGCTGACGGTCGAGCGCTTCGACGGCTCGCTCAAGGCCGAGCACGCCACCGGCCGGAACATCGCACCCTTCCTGGAGCTCGAATGGGGGCCGCGGGCCACGGAGTTGATGTGGCGGATCAAGCAGATCATCGACCCCGGCGGAGTGCTCGCCCCCCGCATCGTGCTGGACCGGGACCCCGAGGCCCACCTGCGCGGGCTCAAGACCATCCCCGGGGTGGAACTGATCGCCGACCCCTGCATCGAGTGCGGATTCTGTGAACCCACGTGTCCCAGCCACGATCTGACGACAACTCCCCGTCAGCGGATCGTGCTGCGCCGCGAGATGATGCGCCAGTCCCCCGGGTCCCCCGTCGAGGCCGCTCTGCTGGACGCCTACGGATATGACGCGGTGGACACCTGTGCGGGTGACTCCACCTGCAAGCTCGCCTGCCCGGTGGGGATCGACACCGGCGCGATGATGAAGGACTTCCGCCACCGGCGGCACTCCCCGCGCGAGGAGCGGATGGCCGCGCTGACCGCACGGAACTTCAGGACGGTCGAGGCAGCGGCGCGGCTCGCGGTCGGCGCGGCGGACCGGATCAGCGACCGGCTCCTGGAGTCCGTCACGGGCCTCGCCCGCAGGGCCGTCCGCCCCGACCTGGTACCGGAGTGGCTGCCGGAGATCCCGGGCGCGGCGGCCCGCAGGCTCCCGCCTACCTCCCGCAAGGCATCGACCGCCGTCTACTACCCGGCGTGCGTCAACCGGATCTTCGGTGAACCGGCCGGATTCCAGGGGCCGTCGCTCCCCCAGGCCGTGGTGGCCCTCGCCGAGCGGGCCGGACAGCCCGTGTGGATCCCGGACGATGTCGCGGGGACCTGCTGCGCGACGATCTGGCACTCCAAGGGGTACGACGAGGGCAACACCGTGATGGCCAACCGCATCGTCGAGGCCGCCTGGGGCTGGACCGGCGGCGGCAAGTACCCGCTGATCGTGGACGCGTCGTCCTGCACCCTGGGCATCGCCCACGAGGTGGTCCCCTACCTCACGGACGACAACCGTGCGCTGCACCGCGAGCTGAGGATCGTCGACTCAGTCGTCTGGGCTGCGGACGAGCTGCTCCCCCGCCTGACCGTGCTCCGCAAGACCGGCTCCGCCGTGCTCCACCCCACCTGTTCCATGCAGCACCTGGGCGACGAACCGCAGTTGAGGGCCGTCGCCGAGTCCTGTGCCGAGGAGGTCGTCGTCCCCGACACCCTCGGCTGCTGCGCCTTCGCGGGGGACCGCGGGATGCTCCACAAGGAGCTCACCGCCGCCGCGACGGCTCCGGAGGCGGCCGAGGTCAACTCCCGGCGCTTCGACGCGTACCTCTCGGCGAACCGGATGTGCGAGGTCGGTATGGACCGGGCGACGGGGCGCGGTTACTACTCCGTACTGCTTGAGCTGGAGCGGGCGACCCGCCCGGACCCCGGGTCGAGCCGGACCGGCTGA
- a CDS encoding MarR family transcriptional regulator produces the protein MSSPPGVPDTDGLLAEQLLRLTRRLHRIHKQHLEPVGITPAQSRLLRTVAHCPEPPRMADLAQRLEVVPRAVTSLVDALEEGGSVRRVPDPNNRRVVRIELTDSGRATLRALRDARRRAAEEILAPLAADQREVLGELLSTLLDGGSGDHHL, from the coding sequence ATGTCATCACCCCCCGGTGTTCCCGACACCGACGGCCTGCTGGCCGAGCAGCTCCTCCGGCTGACGCGCAGGCTCCACCGGATCCACAAGCAGCACCTGGAGCCGGTCGGCATCACCCCCGCGCAGTCCCGTCTGCTGCGTACGGTCGCGCACTGCCCCGAACCACCGCGCATGGCCGACCTGGCCCAGCGGCTCGAAGTGGTGCCGCGCGCGGTCACCAGCCTCGTCGACGCGCTGGAGGAGGGCGGCAGCGTCCGCCGGGTGCCCGATCCGAACAACCGCCGGGTGGTACGGATCGAGCTGACGGACAGCGGCCGGGCCACCCTGCGGGCCCTGCGTGACGCGCGGCGCCGGGCCGCGGAGGAGATCCTTGCCCCACTGGCCGCCGACCAGCGCGAAGTGCTCGGCGAGCTGCTGTCCACCCTGCTGGACGGCGGCAGCGGCGACCACCACCTCTGA
- a CDS encoding ABC transporter ATP-binding protein encodes MKPDRPDWTPPPRGAGQPPPEARRIIRLFRPYRARLALVGLLVCASSLVSVASPFMLRAILDTAIPQGRTGLLSLLALGMIATAVVNSVFGVLQTLISTTVGQRVMHDLRTAVYAQLQRMPLAFFTRTRTGEVQSRIANDIGGMQATVTSTATSLVSNLTAVIATVVAMVALDWRLTIVSLLLLPVFVWISRRVGRERKRITTERQKQMAVMAATVTESLSVSGILLGRTMGRSESLTQGFATESERLVDLEVRSSMAGRWRMSTIGIVMAAMPAVIYWAAGLALQEGGPQVSIGTLVAFVSLQQGLFRPAVSLLSTGVDMQTSIALFQRIFEYLDLPVDITEPESPVALDEVRGEVRFQHVDFGYDEKSGPTLEGIDIAVPAGGSLAVVGPTGSGKSTLSYLVPRLYDVTGGKVTLDGVDVRDLDFATLARAVGVVSQETYLFHASVADNLRFAKPDATDAQLEEAARAAQIHEHIASLPDGYRTLVGERGYRFSGGEKQRLALARTILRDPPVLILDEATSALDTRTEHAVQQAIDGLSAGRTTITIAHRLSTVRDADQIVVLDGGRVAERGTHDELLGLDGRYAALVRRDGELAPTV; translated from the coding sequence ATGAAACCCGACCGCCCCGATTGGACGCCCCCGCCCCGAGGGGCCGGGCAGCCGCCCCCCGAAGCGCGGCGCATCATCCGGCTCTTCCGCCCCTACCGCGCGCGCCTGGCGCTCGTCGGACTGCTGGTCTGCGCCTCGTCGCTGGTCTCGGTCGCCTCGCCGTTCATGCTGCGGGCGATCCTCGACACCGCGATCCCGCAGGGCCGTACCGGTCTGCTGAGCCTGCTGGCCCTGGGCATGATCGCCACCGCCGTCGTGAACAGCGTCTTCGGAGTGCTCCAGACCCTCATCTCGACCACGGTCGGCCAGCGCGTCATGCACGATCTGCGCACCGCCGTCTACGCCCAGCTCCAGCGGATGCCGCTCGCCTTCTTCACCCGGACACGTACCGGCGAGGTCCAGTCCCGCATCGCGAACGACATCGGCGGTATGCAGGCGACGGTCACCTCCACCGCCACCTCCCTCGTCTCCAACCTGACGGCCGTCATCGCCACGGTCGTCGCCATGGTCGCGCTCGACTGGCGGCTGACGATCGTGTCGCTCCTGCTGCTCCCGGTGTTCGTCTGGATCAGCCGCCGGGTCGGCCGCGAGCGCAAGAGGATCACCACGGAGCGGCAGAAGCAGATGGCGGTGATGGCCGCCACGGTCACCGAGTCGCTGTCGGTCAGCGGCATCCTGCTCGGGCGCACCATGGGCCGCTCCGAGTCGCTCACGCAGGGTTTCGCCACGGAGTCCGAGCGGCTCGTCGACCTCGAAGTGCGCTCCAGCATGGCCGGGCGGTGGCGGATGTCGACCATCGGCATCGTGATGGCCGCGATGCCGGCCGTCATCTACTGGGCGGCGGGTCTGGCGCTCCAGGAAGGCGGCCCCCAGGTCTCCATCGGTACGCTCGTCGCGTTCGTCTCGCTCCAGCAGGGCCTCTTCCGCCCGGCGGTCAGCCTCCTCTCGACCGGTGTGGACATGCAGACGTCGATCGCCCTTTTCCAGCGGATCTTCGAGTATCTGGACCTGCCGGTGGACATCACGGAACCTGAGAGTCCGGTCGCGCTGGACGAGGTCCGTGGTGAAGTGCGCTTCCAGCACGTCGATTTCGGCTACGACGAGAAGAGCGGCCCCACCCTGGAGGGCATCGACATCGCGGTGCCAGCGGGCGGCAGCCTGGCGGTCGTCGGCCCCACCGGTTCGGGCAAGTCCACCCTCAGTTATCTGGTGCCCCGGCTGTACGACGTGACCGGCGGAAAGGTCACGCTGGACGGTGTCGACGTACGCGACCTCGACTTCGCCACCCTGGCGCGGGCCGTGGGCGTCGTCTCGCAGGAGACGTACCTCTTCCACGCGTCGGTCGCCGACAACCTGCGCTTCGCCAAGCCGGACGCCACCGACGCCCAGCTCGAAGAGGCGGCCAGGGCCGCACAGATCCACGAGCACATCGCTTCGCTGCCCGACGGGTACCGGACCCTGGTCGGCGAGCGCGGTTACCGCTTCTCGGGCGGGGAGAAACAGCGCCTGGCCCTGGCCCGGACGATCCTGCGCGACCCGCCGGTCCTGATCCTCGACGAGGCGACCAGCGCCCTGGACACCCGCACCGAACACGCGGTGCAGCAGGCCATCGACGGACTGTCGGCGGGCCGCACCACCATCACCATCGCGCACCGGCTCTCCACGGTCAGGGACGCCGACCAGATCGTGGTGCTGGACGGCGGCCGGGTCGCCGAGCGCGGCACGCATGACGAGCTGCTCGGTCTGGACGGCCGGTACGCCGCACTGGTCCGCCGGGACGGCGAACTGGCCCCGACCGTGTGA
- a CDS encoding NAD(P)-binding domain-containing protein yields MNDFGVRAVDVVVIGAGQAGLAGAYHLRRTGLVPGRDFVVLDHAPRPGGAWQFRWPSLTYGKVHGMHALPGMELTDADGDRPSAEVVGEYFTAYEEAFGLRVRRPVEVTAVREGDGGRLRVETSQGVWTARAVISATGTWDRPFWPHYPGQETFRGRQLHTSGYRGPQEFAGQRVVVVGGGASGTQHLMEIADVAAGTTWVTRRPPVFRDGPFNEEWGRRAVAMVEERVRRGLPPQSVVSVTGLPVNDAIRAARDRGILDRLPMFDRITPDGVAWDTGRTVAADSILWATGFRAAIDHLSPLRLREPGGGIQLDGTRAVRDERIHLIGYGPSASTIGANRAGRSAVRDIRRLLERSGEPVPVGTPAA; encoded by the coding sequence GTGAATGACTTCGGGGTACGCGCAGTGGACGTGGTGGTCATCGGCGCCGGACAGGCGGGCCTGGCCGGCGCCTATCACCTGCGGCGTACCGGGCTGGTTCCCGGGCGGGACTTCGTCGTACTGGACCACGCCCCGCGGCCGGGTGGCGCCTGGCAGTTCCGCTGGCCGTCGCTGACCTACGGCAAGGTGCACGGCATGCACGCGCTGCCCGGCATGGAGCTGACGGACGCCGACGGGGACCGGCCCTCGGCCGAGGTGGTGGGTGAGTACTTCACGGCGTACGAGGAGGCCTTCGGGCTCCGGGTGCGCCGGCCCGTCGAGGTCACCGCGGTACGCGAGGGCGACGGCGGGCGGCTGCGCGTCGAGACGTCCCAGGGTGTGTGGACCGCGCGCGCGGTGATCAGCGCCACCGGTACCTGGGACCGGCCCTTCTGGCCGCACTACCCGGGCCAGGAGACCTTCCGGGGAAGGCAGTTGCACACCTCGGGATACCGCGGCCCGCAGGAGTTCGCCGGGCAGCGGGTCGTGGTCGTCGGCGGTGGGGCCTCCGGTACCCAGCATCTGATGGAGATCGCGGACGTCGCCGCCGGGACGACCTGGGTGACACGGCGCCCGCCCGTGTTCAGGGACGGGCCGTTCAACGAGGAGTGGGGCCGGCGGGCGGTCGCGATGGTCGAGGAGCGTGTACGGCGGGGGCTGCCGCCGCAGAGCGTCGTCTCGGTGACCGGGCTGCCGGTGAACGACGCGATCCGGGCCGCACGGGACCGGGGCATTCTCGACCGGCTGCCCATGTTCGACCGGATCACACCGGACGGGGTCGCCTGGGACACCGGCCGCACGGTGGCGGCGGACAGCATCCTCTGGGCCACCGGGTTCCGGGCCGCCATCGACCATCTGTCACCCCTAAGGCTCCGTGAGCCGGGCGGCGGCATCCAGCTCGACGGCACCCGCGCGGTCCGGGACGAGCGGATCCATCTGATCGGCTACGGGCCCTCGGCCTCCACTATCGGCGCCAACCGGGCGGGGCGCTCGGCGGTCAGGGACATCCGGCGGCTGCTGGAACGGTCCGGCGAGCCCGTTCCCGTCGGCACGCCGGCGGCCTGA
- a CDS encoding secondary thiamine-phosphate synthase enzyme YjbQ yields the protein MSDTFTTRTVHIATGDRETVTDLTGECEDFLRQAAAGRDGLLNVFVPHATAGIAILETGAGSDDDLLAALHELLPADDRWQHRHGSPGHGRDHVVPALVAPHATLPVIGGRLELGTWQSVCLVDTNVDNADRRVRLSFLG from the coding sequence ATGTCAGACACCTTCACGACGCGCACCGTGCACATCGCGACCGGCGACCGCGAGACCGTCACCGACCTGACGGGGGAGTGCGAGGACTTCCTCCGCCAGGCCGCGGCGGGCCGCGACGGCCTGCTCAACGTCTTCGTGCCGCACGCCACGGCGGGTATCGCGATCCTGGAAACCGGCGCGGGCAGCGACGACGACCTCCTCGCGGCCCTCCACGAACTGCTGCCCGCGGACGACCGCTGGCAGCACCGCCACGGCAGCCCGGGCCACGGCAGGGACCACGTGGTACCGGCTCTGGTGGCACCGCACGCGACCCTTCCGGTGATCGGCGGGCGGCTGGAACTGGGGACGTGGCAGTCGGTGTGCTTGGTGGACACGAACGTCGACAATGCGGACCGCCGGGTGCGGCTGAGCTTCCTGGGCTGA
- a CDS encoding carbohydrate ABC transporter permease gives MTTDLTQDGRAAPPNPATAGEAGPRARARRRRREYLLFAAFAAPNFFFLLVFAYWPVIYNAYLSLTDWDMISSSWHMIGLDNYTSLFADPDFRGSLWTTVLFVVGIVAGGLLLGLATALLLNQRLRGRDVVRTLAFAPYVLSGAAVGTLWLFVFDPNYGLIRPLLAPLGMAAPAMMTDSKWALSGLVLVYLWKNTGFVAVVYLAGLQGLPRDVFEAAALDGAGAWTRLRRIILPLLSPVTFFLLVTCTITTFQAFDVIAVMTNGGPGTSTSILSWFIYDQGFRTFDAGRASASAMIMFVVLLLITGFQARFLQRKVHYQ, from the coding sequence TTGACGACCGACTTGACGCAGGACGGCAGAGCGGCCCCGCCGAATCCGGCGACCGCCGGCGAGGCAGGGCCCCGGGCCCGCGCACGGCGCCGGCGGCGCGAGTACCTGCTGTTCGCCGCCTTCGCCGCCCCGAACTTCTTCTTCCTGCTGGTTTTCGCCTACTGGCCGGTGATCTACAACGCCTATCTGAGCCTCACCGACTGGGACATGATTTCCTCGTCGTGGCACATGATCGGCCTGGACAACTACACGTCGCTGTTCGCCGACCCCGACTTCCGCGGCAGCCTGTGGACGACCGTGCTGTTCGTCGTCGGAATCGTCGCGGGCGGACTGCTACTCGGCCTCGCCACCGCCCTGTTGCTCAACCAGCGGCTGCGCGGGCGGGACGTCGTGCGGACGCTGGCCTTCGCCCCGTACGTGCTCTCCGGAGCCGCTGTCGGGACCCTGTGGCTGTTCGTCTTCGATCCCAACTACGGACTGATACGCCCCCTGCTCGCCCCTCTCGGCATGGCGGCGCCGGCGATGATGACCGACTCCAAGTGGGCGCTGTCCGGTCTCGTCCTGGTCTACCTCTGGAAGAACACCGGCTTCGTGGCCGTCGTCTACCTCGCCGGTCTGCAGGGCTTACCCAGGGACGTGTTCGAGGCGGCGGCGCTGGACGGCGCGGGAGCGTGGACGCGGCTGCGCCGCATCATCCTGCCGCTGCTCTCGCCCGTCACCTTCTTCCTGCTGGTGACCTGCACCATCACCACCTTCCAGGCGTTCGATGTGATCGCCGTGATGACCAACGGCGGCCCCGGCACCTCCACCTCGATCCTGAGCTGGTTCATCTACGACCAGGGCTTCCGCACCTTCGACGCGGGCCGGGCCTCGGCCTCCGCGATGATCATGTTCGTGGTGCTGCTGCTGATCACTGGATTCCAGGCACGCTTCCTCCAGCGAAAGGTGCACTACCAGTGA
- a CDS encoding carbohydrate ABC transporter permease — MTVADSLPDARTVTAGSRSGARRAKRFGLYALLVLVAVIAGGPLYWLISSALKTNPQIYSYPPHWIPTDLRWSNFSDAWSAAPFGRFFLNSLIVSVIGTTVELIAALLCAYAFVFLPFPGKKVLFLFLLGAMMVPGHVTLLPNFLTIAQLGWVNSYAGLIAPGLGSVFGTFLLRQHMLTLPQEITDAAKIDGAGHLRILFRVVLPMSRPMVITVALVVMVGKWNDFIWPLIVTSSADMRTLPIGLLFLQNTETFANWGAILAGAVMVIVPVLVMFFFAQRYIIAGLTQGAGK, encoded by the coding sequence GTGACAGTCGCCGACTCCCTGCCGGACGCCCGCACGGTCACCGCGGGCAGCCGCTCCGGTGCCCGCCGCGCCAAGCGCTTCGGCCTGTACGCGCTGCTCGTCCTGGTCGCCGTCATCGCGGGTGGCCCGCTGTACTGGCTGATCTCCTCGGCCCTGAAGACCAACCCGCAGATCTACAGCTACCCACCGCACTGGATCCCCACGGACCTGCGCTGGTCCAACTTCTCCGACGCCTGGAGCGCCGCGCCGTTCGGCCGGTTCTTCCTCAACTCCCTGATCGTGTCCGTGATCGGCACCACGGTCGAGCTGATCGCCGCGTTGCTCTGTGCCTACGCCTTCGTGTTCCTGCCGTTCCCCGGCAAGAAGGTCCTTTTCCTGTTCCTGCTGGGCGCGATGATGGTGCCCGGCCACGTCACGCTGCTGCCGAACTTCCTGACCATCGCCCAGCTCGGCTGGGTCAACTCCTATGCCGGCCTGATAGCACCGGGCCTCGGCTCGGTCTTCGGGACCTTCCTGTTGCGCCAGCACATGCTGACGCTGCCTCAGGAGATCACGGACGCGGCGAAGATCGACGGAGCGGGGCACCTGCGCATCCTCTTCCGGGTGGTGCTGCCGATGTCGCGCCCGATGGTGATCACCGTCGCCCTGGTCGTCATGGTCGGCAAGTGGAACGACTTCATCTGGCCGTTGATCGTCACCAGCAGCGCGGACATGCGCACCCTCCCCATCGGTCTGCTCTTCCTCCAGAACACCGAGACCTTCGCCAACTGGGGAGCGATCCTCGCCGGTGCCGTCATGGTGATCGTGCCGGTCCTCGTCATGTTCTTCTTCGCCCAGCGCTACATCATCGCCGGGCTGACCCAGGGAGCCGGAAAATGA